In Fusobacterium perfoetens, the genomic window CAGTAGAACTTACAGAATTTCATTATATAACATATAAATATATAACAAATGAGATGCTAAGAGAGTTTATGATGTTAGGATTTGAAATCCAAAGATTACATAGAGATATGTCACTTTATTTTGAAGATTCAAAAGAACTTTCAATGCAAGAGCATGAAAAATTGTATGAATATATTGTAGAAGGGAAAAAAGAAGAAGCTAAGGCGCTTATAGAGAGTCATTTAGAAAAAACAGAAAGACTATTACTTGAACATATAAAGGAATTAGGATAAAAATATTGAAACTTATTTTTTAATAAGTTTCAAATTATTTTTAAATGAATAATAAAGATTTATTCTTTTATAAGCATTAGTATAAAACCAATGAATAAAAAAAGAGCAGCAATCCATATAGAAATAAGTCCTAATAGTTTTGAAAAAATAAATCCTAAAGATGAACCTAGAGAAAAAATAGCTATAGCACCATAGTAGTGTAAGCTTTTATAAATACTTTCTTTTTGAGAATAAATATGGTACTGAGCAAGAAATTCTGTTGCATTTCTCATATTACCTATACACATAGTGGTAGCAAATGTTATTCCTCTAAATTTTTTAAAACTACTTACTTGCATAGCACATGAAAAAGATAAGATAATATTAGCTAAAACATTCATAGAGCTAGGAAGACATCCAACAAAAACCATAGCAACAATTTCAAAAAAAAGAATAATTTGTCTCCAATGTAGGATTCTATTTTTTTTATATAAGTATTGTATCCACTCAGTTAAATATATTCCACTTAGAAAAGCTAAAATAGGAAAAATATAATGGATAGCTTTTATGAACTGACCAGATATAAGATGACCACTTAAAAGGACAATATTACCAGTTTGAGCATTTGCAAAAACATTGCCTCTACATATATAAGAATAAGCATCTTGAAATCCTCCTGCAAGGGAAAGAAAAAAAGCTAGTCTTCTTGAGTCTGATATCTGGTTTTCAAATTCATTTTTAATTTTCATAGATATATTTCCTTTAAAATTTTTTTATGTTTTAAATGTAAAAAAATTACTTTTACATTATACTATTATTTTTTTTCCTTGTAAAAATAAAAAAATTAAAATGTATAAATTTTTCTAAAAATGCTTGACATTAAAAGGAAAATTGTATATACTAATAAAGTAAGATTTTTTATATCAAGAAGAAACTCCCTGTTTCTCACCTTGTGGGCAGATGGCTTACATAAGGTAAATAACTTGAATTTAATTAATTTAGAGTTGAGATATATGCAGGGTATGTTATGTACTCTGTTTTTTTATGTATATAGGGTTTTAAACTAGGAGGTGTTAATTATTTCAGATAAGGTTAGAATTAACGAAAAAATTAAAGGGAAAGAATTTAGAATTATTTCCAGTACAGGAGAGCAATTAGGTATTATGTCTATAGCTGATGCTCTTGAAGCAGCAAGAAAAGAAGAATTAGATTTAGTTGAGATTTCTCCTGCTGCAGTTCCACCAGTTTGTAAAATAATGGATTATGGAAAATACAAATATGAGCAGACAAGAAAAGCAAAAGATGCTAAGAAAAAGCAAAAAGTAGTAGTAGTTAAAGAAGTTAAACTTAGAACAAGAATAGACGACCATGACCTTGAAACAAAAGTAAATGCGATTAAAAAATTCTTGGAAAAAGATAATAAAGTTAAAGTAACTTTAGTACAATTCGGAAGAGAAAAATCATATCAAGATATGGGAATTGAACTTCTTGATCAAGTTGCAGAACAGCTTGATGGAGTTGCTGAAGTTGAAAAAAGATATAAAGAAAGTCAAAAATATTTGATGTTATCGGCAAAAAAATAGTTTTAATAGATTGAGAGGAGGAACACACAATGCCAAAAATGAAAACTCACAGAGGAACAGCAAAGAGAGTAAAAGTAACAGGAACAGGAAAATATGTTGTAAAACATTCAGGAACAAGCCATATTTTAACTAAAAAAACTAGAAAAAGAAAAAATAGATTAAAGAAAGACTTTGTTGTTTTAGATATTCATAAAAAAGATATGGTAGCTTTATTACCATATGGAGTAGGAAGATAATAACCGATTTTTGAGTATATATTTAGGAGGATGTAATGAGAGTTAAAACTGGAATAGTAAGAAGAAGAAAACATAAAAAAGTTTTAAGAGCTGCTAAAGGGTTCAGAGGTGCTTCTGGAGATGTTATAAAACAAGCTAAACAAGCTACAATGAGAGCTGCAGCTTATTCTACAAGAGATAGAAAAGTTAAGAAAAGAAAAATGAGACAATTATGGATCATAAGAATTAATGCTGGAGCAAGAATCAATGGATTAACTTACTCTACATTAATGAACGGATTAAAAAGAGCTGGAATCGTATTAGACAGAAAAGTTCTTGCTGATATGGCTCTAAACAATGCTGCTGAATTTGCTAAATTAGCAGAAACTGCAAAAGCTGCTCTATAATTATTCGTAAAAATAATTGTAAATGATAATGAACAGGAG contains:
- a CDS encoding FCD domain-containing protein, translating into VELTEFHYITYKYITNEMLREFMMLGFEIQRLHRDMSLYFEDSKELSMQEHEKLYEYIVEGKKEEAKALIESHLEKTERLLLEHIKELG
- a CDS encoding YoaK family protein — protein: MKIKNEFENQISDSRRLAFFLSLAGGFQDAYSYICRGNVFANAQTGNIVLLSGHLISGQFIKAIHYIFPILAFLSGIYLTEWIQYLYKKNRILHWRQIILFFEIVAMVFVGCLPSSMNVLANIILSFSCAMQVSSFKKFRGITFATTMCIGNMRNATEFLAQYHIYSQKESIYKSLHYYGAIAIFSLGSSLGFIFSKLLGLISIWIAALFLFIGFILMLIKE
- the infC gene encoding translation initiation factor IF-3, translated to MLIISDKVRINEKIKGKEFRIISSTGEQLGIMSIADALEAARKEELDLVEISPAAVPPVCKIMDYGKYKYEQTRKAKDAKKKQKVVVVKEVKLRTRIDDHDLETKVNAIKKFLEKDNKVKVTLVQFGREKSYQDMGIELLDQVAEQLDGVAEVEKRYKESQKYLMLSAKK
- the rpmI gene encoding 50S ribosomal protein L35; this encodes MPKMKTHRGTAKRVKVTGTGKYVVKHSGTSHILTKKTRKRKNRLKKDFVVLDIHKKDMVALLPYGVGR
- the rplT gene encoding 50S ribosomal protein L20, producing the protein MRVKTGIVRRRKHKKVLRAAKGFRGASGDVIKQAKQATMRAAAYSTRDRKVKKRKMRQLWIIRINAGARINGLTYSTLMNGLKRAGIVLDRKVLADMALNNAAEFAKLAETAKAAL